One part of the Fusobacterium pseudoperiodonticum genome encodes these proteins:
- the aroA gene encoding 3-phosphoshikimate 1-carboxyvinyltransferase, producing MKIIKADKLVGELSPPPSKSVLHRYIIASSLAKGISKIENISFSEDIIATIEAMKKLGAKIEQKDNYLLIDGSDTFKNLNENIEIDCNESGSTLRFLFPLSIVEENKVLFKGRGKLFKRPMTPYFENFEKYKIKYSYINENEILLEGKLKAGIYAINGNISSQFITGLLFSLPLLDGESKIIINGKLESSNYIEISLDCLSKFGIKIINNSYQEFVIEGNQSYKVGNYRTEADYSQAAFFLVANAIGSKIKINDLSENSLQGDKKIIDYISEIDNWNSKDTLVLDGSETPDIIPILSLKAAVSGKKIEIVNVERLRIKESDRLKATVEELSKLNFDLIEKKDSILINSREDLKANKNEKIVSLSAHSDHRIAMMIAIATTCYDGEILLDNLDCVKKSYPNFWEVFLSLGGKIYEYLGN from the coding sequence ATGAAAATAATAAAGGCTGATAAATTAGTTGGAGAACTTAGCCCTCCTCCATCAAAAAGTGTATTACATAGATATATTATTGCTAGCTCTTTAGCAAAGGGTATATCTAAAATAGAGAATATTTCTTTTTCTGAAGATATTATTGCAACTATTGAGGCTATGAAAAAATTAGGAGCTAAGATAGAACAAAAAGACAATTATCTTTTAATAGATGGAAGTGACACATTTAAAAATTTGAATGAAAATATCGAAATTGATTGCAATGAATCAGGATCAACTTTAAGATTTTTATTTCCACTATCTATAGTTGAAGAAAATAAAGTTTTGTTTAAAGGTAGGGGTAAATTATTTAAAAGACCTATGACTCCTTACTTTGAAAATTTTGAAAAATACAAAATAAAATATTCTTATATAAATGAAAATGAAATACTTCTAGAAGGAAAATTAAAAGCTGGAATTTATGCAATTAATGGGAATATTAGCTCACAATTCATAACAGGGCTTTTATTTTCATTGCCCTTATTAGATGGAGAATCTAAAATTATAATAAATGGAAAATTAGAATCTTCAAATTATATTGAAATAAGTTTAGATTGTTTAAGCAAGTTTGGTATAAAAATTATAAATAATTCATATCAAGAATTTGTAATTGAAGGAAATCAAAGCTATAAAGTAGGTAATTATCGTACTGAGGCAGATTATTCTCAAGCAGCTTTCTTTTTAGTAGCCAATGCTATAGGCTCAAAGATAAAGATAAATGATTTAAGTGAAAATTCATTGCAAGGCGATAAAAAGATAATAGACTATATTTCTGAAATAGATAATTGGAATTCTAAAGATACTTTAGTATTAGATGGCTCAGAAACACCTGATATTATACCTATATTATCTTTAAAAGCAGCAGTTTCGGGAAAAAAGATTGAAATAGTCAATGTTGAAAGATTAAGAATAAAAGAAAGCGACAGACTGAAAGCAACAGTTGAAGAATTATCTAAGCTTAATTTTGATTTAATTGAAAAAAAAGATAGTATTTTAATTAATTCAAGAGAAGATTTAAAAGCTAATAAAAATGAAAAGATTGTATCTCTATCAGCACACTCAGATCATAGAATTGCAATGATGATAGCTATAGCAACAACTTGCTATGATGGAGAAATACTTTTAGATAACTTAGACTGTGTAAAAAAATCATATCCTAATTTTTGGGAAGTTTTCTTATCTCTAGGAGGAAAAATCTATGAATACTTGGGGAACTAA
- a CDS encoding coproporphyrinogen III oxidase, protein MLVHDFGIVGEKKDVHLHDDLILYMMDTFEWIKTFSELESNIEKNGLNHAGITYFKGESVTKLKNIILHWINIFNLGEKTIELRGLFSINEKKRSYNKISKKHLIESLKKLVLLCEKAEKENKIIEHWGI, encoded by the coding sequence ATGTTAGTACACGATTTTGGAATTGTAGGAGAAAAAAAGGATGTTCATTTACATGATGATTTAATTTTGTATATGATGGATACTTTTGAGTGGATAAAGACTTTCTCAGAATTAGAAAGTAATATTGAAAAAAATGGTCTAAATCATGCAGGAATAACTTATTTCAAAGGTGAGAGTGTAACTAAACTTAAAAATATTATTCTTCATTGGATAAATATATTTAACCTAGGAGAAAAAACTATTGAATTAAGAGGGCTTTTTTCAATAAATGAAAAAAAACGCTCATATAATAAAATTAGTAAAAAACATTTAATAGAAAGTTTAAAAAAATTAGTTTTATTATGTGAGAAAGCTGAAAAAGAAAATAAAATAATTGAACATTGGGGAATATAA
- a CDS encoding vWA domain-containing protein translates to MKFLMALLVTVFAFSFSAEVQAKSVSKNKEVVDVIFILDRSGSMGGLESDTIGGFNSVLEKQRKEEGKAYITTVLFDDQYELLHDRVDITKVKNITEKEYYVRGSTALLDAIGKTIAKEKAIQDTLPKGEKATKVLFIIITDGLENASKEYNSATVKRLIETQKEKYGWEFLFLGANIDAIETASAIGISAERAVNYNSDSVGTQLNYKSLNNAVSEVRSGKELKKEWKADIEADYQQRNKK, encoded by the coding sequence ATGAAATTTTTAATGGCATTGTTAGTTACAGTTTTTGCTTTTAGTTTTTCAGCAGAAGTTCAAGCTAAATCTGTAAGCAAAAATAAAGAAGTAGTGGACGTAATATTTATTTTAGATAGAAGTGGTTCTATGGGTGGATTGGAATCAGATACTATTGGTGGATTTAACTCTGTTTTAGAAAAACAAAGAAAAGAGGAAGGTAAAGCATATATTACAACAGTTTTATTTGACGATCAATATGAATTGTTACATGATAGAGTGGATATCACTAAAGTAAAAAATATAACAGAAAAAGAATATTATGTTAGAGGAAGTACAGCTCTTTTAGATGCTATTGGTAAAACTATAGCTAAAGAAAAAGCTATACAAGACACATTGCCTAAGGGTGAAAAAGCAACTAAAGTTTTGTTCATCATAATAACAGATGGTTTAGAAAATGCTAGTAAGGAATATAACTCTGCTACTGTTAAGAGATTAATAGAAACTCAAAAAGAAAAATATGGTTGGGAATTTCTATTCCTAGGTGCTAATATAGATGCAATAGAAACTGCAAGTGCAATAGGTATTAGTGCTGAAAGAGCAGTGAACTATAATTCTGATAGTGTTGGAACTCAATTAAATTATAAGAGCTTAAATAATGCAGTTTCAGAAGTTCGTTCAGGAAAAGAATTGAAAAAAGAATGGAAAGCTGATATTGAAGCTGATTATCAACAAAGAAATAAAAAATAA
- a CDS encoding complement resistance protein TraT — MKKFWKSIIFLGLLLTMVSCSTMHTIISKRNLDVQTKMSDTIWLEPAAANQKTVFVKVSNTSGKNLNIEQKIISVLSAKGYRIVNDPAEAKYWLQANILKVDKVNLNNENGFSDAVLGAGIGGVLGAQRSGGAYTALGWGLAGAAIGTIADALVSDTAYAMVTDILISEKTGKNVQSSTRNAVKQGNSGTMTSSTSSSSNMEKYSTKVLSTANQVNLNFDSAIPILEDELGKVISGIF, encoded by the coding sequence ATGAAAAAATTTTGGAAAAGCATAATATTTTTAGGACTACTATTAACAATGGTATCTTGCTCTACTATGCATACTATAATTTCTAAAAGAAATTTAGATGTACAGACTAAGATGTCAGACACAATTTGGTTAGAGCCTGCAGCTGCAAACCAAAAAACTGTATTTGTAAAAGTTTCAAATACAAGTGGAAAGAATTTAAATATTGAACAAAAAATAATAAGTGTTCTGTCAGCAAAAGGTTATAGAATAGTTAACGATCCTGCCGAAGCAAAATATTGGTTACAAGCTAATATTTTAAAAGTAGATAAAGTTAATCTAAATAATGAGAATGGTTTCTCTGATGCTGTTTTAGGTGCTGGAATTGGAGGAGTTTTAGGTGCTCAACGTTCAGGTGGAGCTTATACTGCACTTGGTTGGGGACTTGCTGGAGCTGCAATAGGTACAATAGCAGATGCTTTAGTTAGTGATACAGCTTATGCAATGGTAACTGATATTTTAATTTCTGAAAAAACAGGAAAAAATGTACAAAGTTCTACAAGAAACGCTGTTAAACAAGGAAATTCAGGGACTATGACTTCTAGTACTAGCTCTTCATCTAATATGGAAAAATATTCTACAAAAGTTTTAAGTACAGCAAACCAAGTAAACTTAAACTTTGATAGTGCTATTCCTATATTAGAAGATGAATTAGGAAAAGTTATTTCAGGAATATTCTAA
- the aroC gene encoding chorismate synthase has product MNTWGTKIRLSIFGESHGEALGIVIDGLEAGTKLNLENINKFIDRRRAGKSSFTTSRKEKDEFRILSGYKDGHTTGAPLCVIFENTNTQSKDYENLKNLLRPNHADYPAGIKYKGFNDIRGGGHFSGRITLALTFAGAIAMDILEEKGIKIFSHIKKILDIKDKSFLEFKEVDLDKFKNLKESSLAFIEDDLETKTKELLEKIKLSGNSVGGEIECACYNLPVGLGSPFFDSLESKISHLAFSVPAVKGIQFGIGFDFSNILGSEANDLYYLDNNQIKTKTNNNGGILGGLSTGMPLVFSVVIKPTPSISIEQETVNVKEMKNDILKINGRHDACIVPRVMPVIEAITALAILDEII; this is encoded by the coding sequence ATGAATACTTGGGGAACTAAAATAAGGCTATCTATTTTTGGTGAATCTCATGGGGAAGCATTGGGAATAGTTATAGATGGCTTAGAAGCAGGTACAAAATTAAATTTAGAGAATATAAATAAATTTATAGATAGAAGAAGAGCAGGTAAATCATCTTTTACAACTTCGAGAAAAGAAAAAGATGAATTTAGAATTTTAAGTGGATATAAAGATGGACATACAACAGGTGCTCCTCTTTGTGTTATATTTGAAAATACTAATACTCAATCTAAAGACTATGAAAATTTAAAAAATTTATTAAGACCTAATCATGCTGATTATCCAGCTGGAATAAAATATAAAGGCTTTAATGATATCAGAGGAGGAGGACATTTTTCTGGTAGAATAACACTAGCTTTAACTTTTGCAGGTGCCATTGCAATGGATATTTTAGAAGAAAAAGGAATTAAAATTTTCTCTCATATCAAAAAGATTTTAGATATAAAAGATAAAAGTTTTTTAGAATTTAAAGAAGTGGATTTAGATAAATTTAAAAATTTAAAAGAAAGCTCTCTAGCATTTATAGAAGATGATTTAGAAACTAAAACAAAAGAGTTATTAGAAAAAATTAAATTATCAGGGAATTCAGTTGGTGGAGAAATAGAATGTGCTTGTTATAACCTACCAGTTGGCTTGGGTAGTCCATTTTTTGATAGCTTAGAAAGTAAAATTTCTCATTTAGCCTTTTCTGTTCCAGCAGTTAAAGGGATACAGTTTGGTATAGGTTTTGATTTTTCTAACATTTTAGGTTCAGAAGCTAATGATTTATATTATTTAGATAATAATCAAATTAAGACTAAAACTAATAATAATGGAGGAATTTTAGGTGGACTTTCCACAGGAATGCCTCTTGTCTTTTCTGTTGTGATTAAACCAACTCCATCCATTAGTATAGAACAAGAAACAGTCAATGTTAAAGAAATGAAGAATGATATTTTAAAAATAAATGGCAGACATGATGCATGTATAGTTCCAAGAGTAATGCCAGTGATTGAAGCAATTACAGCATTAGCAATCCTTGATGAAATAATATAA
- a CDS encoding DUF5376 family protein — MKFKFYYYKSFEKSIHEKIDSMCSSINETQNEDIISCYIIDISVFESYLDSICERLEKKEPSAMDGQVWGGDFIEDRVYIYWLFDPDNEEGKAEISRKGMLKLMKRWIEFRKKKIPENYEEYEEIIEVD, encoded by the coding sequence ATGAAATTTAAATTCTATTATTACAAAAGTTTTGAAAAAAGTATTCATGAAAAAATTGATAGTATGTGTAGTTCTATTAATGAAACACAAAATGAAGATATTATATCGTGTTACATAATAGATATTAGTGTTTTTGAAAGCTATTTGGATAGTATTTGTGAGAGATTAGAAAAGAAAGAACCTTCAGCAATGGATGGTCAAGTTTGGGGAGGAGATTTTATAGAAGATAGAGTATATATTTATTGGCTATTTGATCCAGATAATGAGGAAGGGAAGGCAGAAATATCAAGAAAAGGTATGTTAAAATTGATGAAAAGATGGATAGAATTTAGAAAGAAAAAAATTCCAGAAAATTATGAAGAATATGAAGAAATAATAGAAGTAGATTAA
- a CDS encoding MATE family efflux transporter, translating into MDEEIKTANPLGYKKISKLLRSLAIPAIIANLVNALYNVVDQIFIGQGIGYLGNAATNIAFPITTICLAIGLTLGIGGASNFNLELGRGNPEKSKHTAGTAASTLIIIGIILCITIRIFLEPLMISFGATDKILQYSMEYTGITSYGIPFLLFSIGVNPLVRADGNARYSMMAIITGAVLNTILDPLFMFVFHWGIAGAAWATVISQVVSASLLLIYFPRFKSVKFSLNDFIPQIHYLKRIISLGFASFIYQFSNMIVLITTNNLLKLYGAKSIYGSDIPIAVFGIVMKINVIFIAIVLGLVQGAQPIFGFNYGAKNYHRVRETMRLLLKVTFCIASILFVIFQVFPRQIISLFGEGDELYFSFATRYMRIFLLFISLNSIQVSIATFFPSIGKAIKGATVSLAKQILFLFPLLLILPRFFGLEGVIYATPVTDLLAFTVAIIFLIHEFKHMPKD; encoded by the coding sequence ATGGACGAAGAAATTAAAACAGCTAATCCACTTGGATATAAAAAAATATCTAAACTACTAAGATCTTTGGCTATTCCAGCAATAATTGCCAACTTAGTCAATGCTCTTTATAATGTTGTAGACCAGATATTTATTGGACAAGGAATTGGGTATTTAGGAAATGCTGCTACAAATATAGCTTTTCCTATTACAACTATTTGTTTAGCCATAGGTCTTACTCTTGGAATTGGAGGAGCTTCAAACTTTAATTTAGAGCTAGGAAGAGGAAATCCTGAGAAATCTAAACATACTGCGGGAACTGCAGCAAGTACTCTTATAATAATCGGTATTATACTCTGTATAACTATCAGAATTTTTTTAGAGCCTTTAATGATTTCTTTTGGAGCTACAGATAAAATTTTACAATATTCTATGGAATATACAGGTATAACTTCTTATGGAATACCATTTTTACTTTTTTCAATTGGAGTCAATCCTTTGGTAAGAGCTGATGGAAATGCTAGATATTCTATGATGGCAATAATTACTGGTGCAGTATTAAATACAATTTTAGATCCATTGTTTATGTTTGTGTTTCATTGGGGGATAGCAGGTGCTGCTTGGGCTACTGTTATAAGTCAAGTTGTTTCTGCAAGTTTGTTACTAATCTACTTTCCAAGATTTAAGTCAGTAAAATTTTCTTTAAATGATTTTATACCACAGATTCATTATCTAAAAAGAATTATTTCTTTAGGTTTTGCTTCTTTTATCTATCAATTTTCTAATATGATAGTACTTATTACAACTAATAATTTATTGAAATTATATGGGGCTAAATCAATCTATGGAAGTGATATTCCAATAGCTGTATTTGGAATTGTTATGAAAATAAATGTTATTTTTATTGCTATAGTATTAGGACTTGTTCAAGGTGCACAACCTATATTTGGATTTAACTATGGTGCAAAAAATTATCATAGAGTTAGGGAAACAATGAGATTACTTTTAAAAGTTACTTTTTGTATAGCAAGTATTTTATTTGTAATCTTCCAAGTTTTTCCAAGACAAATTATTTCTTTATTTGGTGAAGGAGATGAACTATATTTCTCTTTTGCTACAAGATATATGAGAATATTTTTATTATTTATATCTTTAAACTCTATACAAGTTTCTATTGCTACTTTCTTCCCATCAATAGGAAAAGCTATAAAGGGAGCAACTGTCTCTTTAGCAAAACAAATATTATTCTTATTCCCTTTATTACTTATTTTACCAAGATTTTTTGGACTAGAAGGAGTAATATATGCAACACCTGTTACAGATTTACTTGCATTTACTGTTGCAATTATTTTCTTAATACATGAGTTTAAACATATGCCTAAAGACTAA
- a CDS encoding IS3 family transposase (programmed frameshift) has translation MSKLTKKDKIEIYERRKNGETISSLAKAFNTRESNIKYLIALIEKHGYDILRNGKNRIYSKEFKLQTINRILINNESINSVAIDIGLASNGILHNWLSKFKENEYNVVEKKKGRKPKSMTKLKRNNKVLSEKDKIKLLEDEIIYLKAENEYLKKLRALVQERELKEKKKLRVIAELRAKYPFKMLLKIAGISRSVYYYYIDKKDIDEKNKDIIEKIKEIYYVNKGRYGYRRVTLELKNQGLNINHKKVQRLMKKFNLQSIVRKKRKYSSYKGQIGKIADNHIKRNFEATAPNQKWFTDVTEFNLRGEKLYLSPILDAYGRYIVSYDISHSANLEQINHMLNLAFKENENYENLIFHSDQGWQYQHYSYQKKLKEKKITQSMSRKGNSLDNGLMECFFGLLKSEMFYDQEEKYKTLEELKEAIEDYIYYYNNKRIKEKLKGLTPASYRSQSLLVS, from the exons ATGAGTAAATTAACAAAAAAAGATAAAATTGAAATATATGAAAGAAGAAAAAATGGTGAAACTATTTCTTCTTTAGCTAAAGCTTTTAATACTCGTGAATCTAATATTAAATATTTAATTGCTTTAATTGAAAAACATGGATATGATATTCTAAGAAATGGTAAAAATAGAATTTATTCTAAAGAGTTTAAATTGCAAACAATTAATAGAATTTTAATTAATAATGAATCTATAAATTCTGTTGCTATTGATATTGGGTTAGCTTCTAATGGGATTTTACATAATTGGCTTTCAAAATTTAAAGAAAATGAGTATAATGTTGTAGAGAAGAAAAAAGGAAGGAAACCTAAATCTATGACTAAACTTAAGAGAAATAATAAAGTATTATCTGAAAAAGATAAAATTAAACTATTAGAAGATGAAATAATTTACTTAAAAGCTGAGAATGAATACTTAAAAAAATTGAGAGCTCTAGTTCAAGAAAGGGAGCTAAAAGAGAAGAAAAAGT TAAGAGTAATAGCCGAACTTAGAGCTAAATATCCTTTCAAAATGCTATTAAAGATTGCTGGAATATCAAGATCAGTATATTATTACTATATTGATAAAAAAGATATTGATGAGAAGAATAAAGATATTATTGAAAAAATCAAAGAAATTTACTATGTGAACAAAGGAAGATATGGTTATCGCAGAGTAACATTGGAGTTAAAAAATCAAGGTTTAAATATTAATCATAAAAAAGTACAAAGACTTATGAAGAAATTTAATTTACAAAGTATTGTCCGTAAAAAAAGGAAATATTCTTCATACAAAGGTCAAATAGGAAAGATAGCTGATAACCATATTAAAAGAAATTTTGAAGCAACAGCTCCAAATCAAAAATGGTTTACAGATGTAACAGAATTTAATTTAAGAGGAGAAAAGTTATACTTATCTCCAATATTAGATGCTTATGGAAGATATATAGTTTCATATGATATTTCGCACAGTGCTAACTTGGAGCAGATAAATCATATGTTAAATTTAGCATTTAAAGAAAATGAAAATTATGAAAATTTGATATTTCATAGTGACCAAGGATGGCAATATCAGCACTATTCATATCAAAAAAAATTGAAAGAGAAGAAGATAACTCAAAGTATGTCAAGAAAAGGAAATAGTTTAGATAATGGATTAATGGAATGTTTCTTTGGGTTGTTAAAATCAGAAATGTTTTATGACCAAGAAGAAAAGTACAAGACATTAGAAGAATTGAAGGAAGCAATAGAAGATTATATATATTATTACAATAACAAAAGAATAAAGGAAAAATTAAAAGGATTAACTCCTGCTTCTTACAGAAGTCAATCCTTATTAGTAAGTTAA
- a CDS encoding Crp/Fnr family transcriptional regulator has translation MKAKNSDIEKIEIFSGISKNSIIEIKNSADVIDLKKNKALYSDRQQLDYVYFLISGNVSLIKSSESGENRVVFLLNEGSMINEPIMRKNTSGIECWGFEDSKILRIGLNTFDKIMSKDYILARNCMLEMEKRIRRLYRQLKNLTSSNIEKKLAAKLYRLATQYGLKENKIDEYTYINLNLTVTYIAKMLGYQRETVSRSLKLLSEKEIILQKDRKYYVDIEKARQFFKK, from the coding sequence ATGAAAGCTAAAAATAGTGATATAGAAAAAATAGAAATTTTTAGTGGAATATCAAAAAATTCAATCATTGAAATTAAAAATAGTGCAGATGTAATAGACTTAAAAAAGAATAAGGCTCTTTACTCTGACAGACAGCAACTTGACTATGTGTATTTTTTAATCTCAGGAAATGTAAGTCTTATAAAATCAAGTGAAAGTGGTGAGAACAGAGTAGTCTTCTTGTTAAATGAAGGCTCTATGATAAATGAGCCTATTATGAGAAAAAATACTTCTGGTATAGAATGTTGGGGCTTTGAAGATTCTAAAATTCTTAGAATAGGTCTAAATACTTTCGATAAAATTATGTCTAAGGACTATATTTTAGCTAGAAATTGTATGTTAGAAATGGAAAAAAGAATAAGAAGATTATATAGACAATTAAAAAATTTAACATCTTCAAACATTGAAAAAAAATTAGCGGCAAAACTTTACAGACTAGCTACACAATATGGACTTAAAGAAAATAAAATTGATGAGTATACATATATTAATTTAAATTTGACAGTAACATATATAGCAAAGATGTTAGGTTATCAAAGAGAGACTGTTTCAAGAAGTCTAAAGCTCCTATCAGAGAAAGAAATTATCTTACAAAAAGATAGAAAATACTATGTTGACATAGAGAAAGCTAGACAATTCTTTAAGAAATAA
- a CDS encoding complement resistance protein TraT, producing the protein MKKILKTIFILAIILTIVLSSTIHTIISKRNLEVQTKMSNTIWLEPVDTDQKTIFVKISNTSDKDLDIESKVINALKTKGYKIVKEPSEAKYSLQVNILNVEKSNLNDANGSGFSEVFMAAGIGSILATQSPEDRANIVGLGMASATLARISSAFVKDVVYAMITDVLVSEKIGKNVQVTTVNSVSQGISGTRTSTSSETSNIEKYSTRVLSTANKVNLKFENAMPVLEDELVKVITGIF; encoded by the coding sequence ATGAAGAAGATTCTAAAGACTATATTTATTTTAGCAATAATATTAACAATTGTGCTTTCTTCCACTATACACACTATAATTTCTAAAAGAAATCTTGAAGTACAGACTAAGATGTCAAATACAATCTGGCTAGAACCTGTTGATACAGATCAGAAGACAATATTTGTAAAAATTTCAAATACATCTGATAAAGATTTAGATATTGAGTCAAAAGTGATAAATGCTTTAAAAACTAAAGGTTATAAAATAGTAAAAGAGCCATCTGAAGCGAAGTATTCTTTACAAGTTAATATTTTAAATGTAGAAAAATCAAATCTAAACGATGCTAATGGTTCAGGATTTTCTGAGGTATTTATGGCAGCTGGAATTGGAAGTATTTTAGCTACTCAATCTCCAGAAGATAGAGCTAATATTGTAGGTTTAGGTATGGCTTCAGCTACTCTTGCAAGGATATCGTCTGCCTTTGTAAAAGATGTTGTCTATGCTATGATAACTGATGTTTTAGTCAGTGAAAAAATTGGAAAAAATGTGCAAGTAACAACTGTGAATTCAGTAAGCCAAGGAATTTCAGGAACAAGAACTTCGACTTCTTCTGAAACTTCTAATATTGAAAAGTATTCAACAAGAGTCTTAAGTACTGCTAATAAAGTAAACTTAAAATTTGAAAATGCTATGCCTGTATTAGAAGATGAATTAGTAAAAGTAATTACTGGAATATTTTAA
- a CDS encoding pyridoxamine 5'-phosphate oxidase family protein, with protein sequence MRKANREVKDRNEIIEIMKRCDVCRLVFNNGDYPYIVPLNFGLDADEEKVIIYFHSALEGTKVDIMKREMKATFEMDCNHELQYYEDRGYCTMAYESVIGRGKIRILSEDEKMEALKKLMAQYHKDKEAYFNPAAIPRTLVYCLEVEEMTAKRK encoded by the coding sequence ATGAGAAAGGCAAATAGAGAAGTCAAAGATAGAAATGAAATTATAGAAATCATGAAAAGATGTGATGTATGTAGATTAGTTTTTAACAATGGAGACTATCCTTACATTGTTCCTTTAAATTTTGGTTTAGATGCTGATGAAGAAAAAGTTATTATCTATTTTCATAGTGCCTTAGAAGGAACAAAAGTCGATATAATGAAAAGAGAAATGAAAGCGACTTTTGAAATGGATTGTAATCATGAACTTCAATATTATGAAGATAGAGGATATTGTACTATGGCTTATGAAAGTGTTATAGGTAGAGGTAAAATAAGAATATTATCTGAAGATGAAAAAATGGAGGCTTTAAAGAAGTTAATGGCTCAATATCATAAAGATAAAGAGGCATATTTTAATCCTGCAGCAATACCTAGAACTCTTGTTTATTGTCTTGAAGTGGAAGAGATGACAGCAAAAAGAAAATAA